In Rubritalea squalenifaciens DSM 18772, the sequence TCCGCCAGTGCCTGCAGGAGGCCGTTGGTGGTGTCCACATTGGTCTGGAGTGAGGCGGCCTGGTTGGTGTGGAGGACGTGGTTGAGGAAGATGCTGACGTTTGGATTGGCTGCCTGCAGCTGGTCGATCATCAGGGAGATGTCATCCCTCACCTGGGTGGGCGAGGAGCCGCCTGCCAGGTCGTTGATGCCGATGAGGATGGAGGCGGTGTCCGGCGTGTAGGTGGTGCCGGTATAAGCCTTGGTAGTAGGGGCATCGCTGGTCTCAAAGGTGAGGCTCTGGCCTGTCCAGTTGAGCAAGGTGCCTTGGCCGAGGTTGTTGGTATTGTAGCGGCCCGATGGGAGGGGGACGCGGGCGTTTTCCCAGAAGGCGCGCCAGCCCCAGTGACCATCGTGGATATTGTCGAAGCTCTGGCCGTTGTGATCGGCCGTGGAGCCGGGATTGTTCTGATAAGCCCCGGTGACGGAGCCGACGAACTGGTAACCCGTGGTGGCATTTTTCGGTACCGACTTCTCTGCCAAGTTCTTGAAGATCTGATAGCGGTAGCTGGAGTGACCGGCTCCTCCCTGAGTGATCGAGTCACCGATAAAGGCGAGCTTGCCGTACCAGCGGGAAACGATGTTTTGGGCGAAGAATTCCTGGGCGAAACGCTCCCCTGAGCGGATCTTGGCGGCTTTGGTGAGATGGAGGTTGTCGCCGCCCAGCTCGAGGTCGAGATTGTCGATGTAGCTGATGGTGGCATCGCCGGCTGCGAGGGAGGCGTGCTTGGCACGGGTGGTGTCTCTGGAGGAACCTGCGGCGGTGATTCCGCCGATCACGCCGTACATGTTGGTCGCATTGGGGAGGTCCGAGCGCAGGCTGGTGATGAGCTCGGTAAAGCGGGTATCCGCGATGCTGGCTTCGGTGCTGGTGTTACTCTCGCCCTGCACGTAGAGCAGGCCGACGATTTCAAAGGTGTCGCCATTGCTGGTGAGGGTAGTAGTGGCGGCGGTCACGGTATCCACGACGTGGGAGTACATGTGGCCACCGGCGGACTTGGACCAGAGGGTGTTTCCCCCTCCGCCACGGCTGGCTTTGATAATGCCAAAATTGCGCACGCCGGCGCGGTAGAGAGTACGGGAGAATTCGATCTCAGGTCCCCAGTGGGTGGCGCTGCCGGGATAGTAGCCGCCCTGCTGGTCCTGCAGGCTGGTGAAGACGCCGCCGGAGTCCCCCAGAGAGGTGGTGGCGCTCGCGACATTGTGCCAGTAGAATTTTACGTGATCATCTGCCGGGTCGGATCCGGAGGTGGGGTCGGCTTCGCCAAAATTAGTGACTCCCAGTGAGTTTGACTGGCCGGTCAGGACGAAGAGTTTGTAGTGCTCTGCGAGGGCGCTAGAGGCCGCGAGCAGGGTGAAGGCGAGGATGTGGAGAAGTCTCATGACTTGACTGGGTTGATATAAGGCTTTGTGAGTGTGTTGGGGATGGGTACTCTAGCCCTTCTTTTCAAATCTCGCTAAGGGAAGCATCTGGTTTGGTCTTAAACCAGTTGGCTGGTCGGGGGAGTTGCGGCGAATAAAGGGCCCTTTCTGCCCCGAGATACCACTTTACATACGCGATGGGGGATCTAGGGTGCGGGCGTGTTAGCGACTTATATTCACGATCTGGATCCGGTGATTTTCAGCATTACGGATAGCATCAAGCTGCGTTGGTACGGACTGGCGTACTTGCTGGCCTTTGTCGTGGGGTATTACCTGCTGAAGTGGCTGGGGAATAAGAAACTGTGGGTTCTCCCGGGGAATCAGGCTGGGGATTTCATCGCTTACGCAGCCTTTTTTGGTGTCTTTCTCGGAGGTAGAATCGGGAATGTACTGATCTACCAGAGGGCTGAATTAATGGAGGATCCATCGATGATTTTCCGCGTCTGGGAAGGCGGGATGGCAAGTCACGGGGGGATTCTGGGGTTGATGATTTTTACCCTCGTGTATTCGAGGATGAAGAAGGTGTCTTGGACTGGTCTGGGGGATGCTCTCTGCGTGGTGGCTCCCTTGGGCTTGATGTTTGGGCGGATCGCTAACTTTATCAATGGCGAGCTCTATGGGCGTATTGACCGTGGTTTTGCCTGGGCCATGAAGTTTCCTGAAACGATGTGGGAGCCTGGGGCTCCTGAGTCTGAGCGTGTGAGTCAGGCGATGCTTGCCGCAGTGGATGCTGACCCTCGTGGCACTTATGCCAAGTTCTATAATGAGATGGGACAGGGTATAGGGCCTGAGACCGGCGCTCTGAACCGCGAAGCTTTGCTGCAGGGAATCAGGGAGAGCGATAAGGTGAAGGAGGCCGTGGGGCAATACCTCGAGCCGCGTTATCCGTCCCAGTTGTTCCAGGCGGCTCTTGAGGGGCTTGCGCTATTTCTGATTCTCTTCGCTGTACGGATGAAGTTCCCCAAGCTGGCGCACGGGGTGCTCACAGGCTTGTTCTTCATTTTCTACGCGATCTTCCGCATTTCTATGGAGAATTTCCGCGAACCGGAAATTGTGAACCGTTCCTACTTCGGGATTGAAATCACCGAGGGTCAGTTCTGGTCCATCTTCATGATCTTCATCGGTCTGGCATTCCTGGTCAAAGCCAAGATCAGCGTGGGCAAGAAGAGTATCTTCAATCACGGTGGTTTGTAGCTTCCACCGTGGAGGATAGAGGCCAGCATGCGGTGGTTTTATTGACCACGGAATACACGGAAGTTACGGAAAGGCTTGCTGAAGCGGGAAGTTTCTTTGTGTATGAACTTTCTCAACAGCTTTGGTGGTGATAAGCATGACGTTATGAGAAGTAAAATGCTCCTATCAATGGTATTAGTTTTCGTTCTCTCGTCTCTTTTTGGCTTTTCGCAGGATGTTGAAGTTGTTCAAGAAGTTAGGGACAAGTTTCTTGTAGATCCTGTTGAGATGTCTGAGCTTACGGTGAAGGATCTTGGGCTTGCTAAAAAGTTAGAGGAAATTACCAGAGTGAGTCCCTATCTCAAGCAGGGTGATATGAAGATGCTGATGCACGCTTTTGGAGTGCATGATATTCTACCAGAGAGAAACTTTATTGAACTCAGAGAAGGATCTATTCGAGTTAAAGGGACACGATTATTCTGTATGCAGTGTAGCCGTATTTTATCAGCATTAACGCTGACGAATAATCTGAAGTTGGAGGAATTTTCTGTGCTAGGCGCAGGCTTTGCCTCTGGAGAAACTGAGAAGTACAATCAGCTTCTCAAGAAGCTAGGCCTGGACGTGCATGTTGATGAATAATGAATCAACCTACTCCGCTTTCGGGGCGGTGTGTTCTAGCTTGTGGGAGCGGGTTTTGGGGTCGCGTTTGAAGATGGGGCCTACTTCGACGAGGGTGTTTTCGCCTTTGGCGCTGATCTTGGCGCAGTCAGGCGAGGCCTGTGGGGGCTTGTTCGGGTAAAAGGCGGTGCTCTTCTTGACCTTGGCGGGCTTGCCGTTGATTTGAGGCCAGCCGAAGGTGACGTTGACTTTCGGGATGTTAGAGCGGCGGATCTTGGCGGTGCTGTAGACCTCGACGAAAGCGGAGAGGTTTTTGCTGAAGGTGAAGCTGTCTCCCTCGAAGCGGAGTTTTCCGACCGGTGTCCATGTGCCGTCCGGGGATTTGATGCGGCACTCGAACCAGGTGTTCTTTTGCTCGTCAGTCTCGGCCTTGCGCACTTCGTAGGTCCAGGTGCCTTTGCCCCACTTGATCGGGCGGCGAACGCTGGCGAACTCGCCTTCATAGCCGGCACTCTCTACCAGACAGGATGGGTCGGCTGTCTGGACGTGCTCCAGGCCGATGGGGGTTTTCTGGTCATGGGACCAACGGGAGAAGATGGCGCCGTGACCACGGTGGACGCGGGTGCGGGATTCCTTGTTGTCCCATCCGTTGACGTTGGTCTGGATGCCGCCGTAGAACTGCAGGCCGTTGATCTTGCTGTTGCCGACTGGAGAGATATAGAGGTTGTAGGTATCGGGGACATCCCTGTCCACGGTGATGGTCTGGGAGAAGGATTCAAAATTTTTGACGTCTTCTTCGAGAGTCCAGAAGATGTTAGCGACGTGCCAAGGAGAGCGAGGCAGTTTGATGCCGAGTTCATCGGCCATTTCCTTTGGTGATGGCTGGGCGCAGAGATCTTCAGCGGCGGTGAGCGGAGAGATCAGCGGGAGGAGAGCAAGGAGTGCATGAGTAGGTTTCATTTCGTTAGTATGTGTATGTTGAGAGCTTGGAATAATCCATTCACAGAGCGTTGCCAGAGAGAGATGTCGTCTTGAAATCTCACTCTTTGCCGGTAGTCAGGAATTTCATCAGGTCGCGCAATTCATCGGGATTCAATGAATAGATGAGGGCTGGAGGCATGGGGGAGGTGGTGGATGGGGCTACGGATTGGATCTTGCTGGAATCGATGGTGGTTGTCTGCTGGAGGTCGAAGGCGGTGGTGGCGATGACGGTTTGTTTGTCGTCCCGGGAGAGGACTTTGCCGAAGAGGCTGGTGCCGTCCTTGAGGTTGATCTGCTGGAAGTGGTATTGCTCAGAGACTTCCGCGGAGGGGTCGACAATGGCCTTGAGGATGTCTTTCTTGCTAAAGCGGGTGGAGAGATTGGTGAGGTTGGGGCCGGAGTCTCCACCGGCATTGCCGTGGGTGTGGCAGCGGATGCAGAGGGTGGCGTGGAACATCTTGCGGCCATTCTCATAGCTGGCTTTGCTGAGGTCCTGGCTGGCGGCAAGGGCTGTCTGTACGGTCCAGGCCTGGCCGGGGCCTTTGGCCACGTAAACGGGTTCCTTTTTGGCCTTGGGCCTGGGGAGCTTGGCGATGCTTTGTTGAAGCTCAGGGCTGAAGCGCTTGAGGGCTTCTTTCTGGATGTTCTTGATGAAGCCTTTGTAGCTTGCGCCGCCGTCGCGCAGTTCGGCTTCATAGAGCCACTGGAAATAGCGGGTGGTGGTGGCTGGGTTCCAGCCCTGCTCGGCACTCATCAGGATGAGGGCGAACTGGATGCCTTTGGCGTTGGGCTGGTTGGCGAGCATCTTCTCAAAGTCCTTGCCGTAGCGGTCGTTTCCTTTGATGAGGTTCTGGTCGATGTCCTGCGCTTCATTGACCGAGGTCTCCATCAGGGTGAGGGTTTTGTTGAGGGCATCAGTGGAGCGCAGTTTGATGAGCTGGCGGGCGAGTTCGACGTTGCTGGCGAAGTCATCCGTGGGAAAGGATTTTTCTAACAAGATTCTTGTCTTGATCGATGCAGGGGAGTCGACAGGGAGCTGGTTGCGGATGTAGGCGAGGGAAAGAGCTCTGAGGTAAGCGAGCTTGTTCTCACGGTCTAGCTCGTCGAAGGGAAGTGTATTGAGTTTTTCTAACAAGGTTTCTCCGTTCTTGCCCAGTCTGGCAAGAGCGATGGAGGCGTGGATAACTTTGTAGGGATTGGTTTCGCTTCTGTATTGGTCTATCCAGTCCTTGAGTGGAATACCTTCGAGGGCGAGGCGGGCGTGGTAGCTGACTCGTCTGTCGGGATGATCGAGGTGTTTCCAGACAGTGTCGAGGTTCGGAGACTTGGTGAGGGTATCGGTCAGGCCTGCCAGAGGTGGGCGCTCGAGTGTGCTGGGTGATTCAGAGAGTTTACCTTTGTAGCTGACGCGGTAGAGGCTGGAGGCGAGTCTGCGACCACCCGTGAGAAAATATATGGCGCCATCCGGGCCGATGGTGGCATCGGTGAGGGGGAGTGGTTTGCCGGAGATGAATTCTTCCTTGGTGGCGGTGTAGCTGGAGCCTTGCGGGCTGAGGTGGAGGGCGTAGATACGGCCGAAGGTCCAGTCGAGAATGAAGAGGGCATCGCGGTACTTTTGCGGGAAGTCAGCCTGGGTGCCGAAGAGGACACCTGTCGGGCTGCCGGGGCCGATGTCGATCATCGCGGGGAGGCTGTCGGCAAAGTATGCCGGCCACTTGGAGGTGCCGGTGCGCCAGCCGTATTCAGCACCCTTGGTGACGTGCATGACGCGGGTGGGGCGGTACCAGGGCGTGCCGGCATCCCACTCCATGTCAGAGTCGTAGGCGAAGAGTTCACCTTGTGGTGAGAAGGCGATGTCGTAGGCGTTTCTGAATCCGGTGGCGATGATTTCCGGGTTTGAGCCATCAGCGCCGAATCGGACGATGTGGCCGCCTGGTGCCTTGATCTGGGTGGCGTGGCCGCGTGGGTCTAACAGTCGAGTGAGAAGGTGGTCTTCCTGCCAGTTTCCATTGCTGGGTGAGGTGGCGCCAGCGGGGAGTGGCGTGTGGTTGCCCGCGCTGTAGTAAAGTTCTCCAGTAGGTGACTGGACGATGGCGTGCAGGCCGTGTTCGCCGCCGGACTTGAGCTTGATGAGGAGCTCCTGTTGGTCGAACTTGCCGTCCTTGTTAGTATCGGTAAGACGGTAGACGCCGGGGTTCTTCATGGAGACGCCCATGTAGAGGGAGCCATTGGCCCAGCAGAGTCCCTGGGCCATGCCGGGGGATTCAAGTTGCTCGACTTTGACAACCTTACCATTTTCTAACAAAATCCTGTAGAGTGCGCCGTGTTGGTCGCAGGCATAAAGGTTACCAGCGTCATCGAAAGTCATGGAGACCCAGGAGCCTTGCTCCTTCGGAACGGTGTAGAGTTTCTCTGTCTGGAATCCGGGCAGGGTGGTGATAGTCTCCGGCTTGTCGTTCTTGTCGTGGTCAAGCTCCAGCATCATGAGGTCCTTGAACTGGACTTTCATGGCCGGGCCTTGATGGAGCTGCAGGGCGATCCAGCCCTTGGCGTCCTTGTGCTTCTTGTCCTCATCGATGACTTCCACGGTCTTGTGGCCATTGATGAAATGCATGAGTTTATTCCCATCGGCTACGATCTTGTAGCTGTTCCACTCGCCGGGCTTGATGGATTTCTGGGCCAGTTCGCCAGAGGGTAGGGGCTCGGTCTGTTTCTTACCATCGGGCGAAATGCGCATCTTCTGGCCACGTTTGGCGACGATGCCGCGTCCGTCCTGATCGTAGAGGATGCCGCTGTAGTTGGTGCCGGTCTCTAGGTCGGCCTGATAGCCTTTGATGGCGAAACTGTCCTTGCTAGCCTGGCTGCGGTATTGGATGCCGGAGTTGCCTTGCTTGCTCAGGAAGCGGAAGGAGAGAGTGAGCTCGAAGTCTGAAAATTGTTTGCCTGTGTAGCGCAGGTAGGTGGTTTTGCTACAGGGGTGCTCTGGGGTAGACTCGGCAGTGATGGCGCCGTCCTCTACTTTCCAGTAAGTGGTATCTCCTTTCCACCCTTTGAGGGATTTGCCGTCGAAGAGCGGGATCTCATCGGCAAAGGCATGAGAGGAGAGCAGAGCAAGGGCGAAGATGAGCTTGGTCGATTTCATGAGAGCAGCAGCCAGACAGTCACAGGGTGACCGTCAGTGTTCCAGTTATCGCGCGTGACTGCAAGAACGGTCGGCGCACGAGCGGATTGGATGGCTACATGCCGGGACGGGGGGATCTTTCAAGGGGGAGCAAGTTTGCGGCCGGCGAGGGGAATAGCGAAGGCGGAATCGTATTTTCTTCGACCTCGAAGGGGTTAGAATCTATTTGAGTGCTACTCCGTCTTCATCACACGGGGTGACAGAGATGATTTCTCCGCTTATGGCACGGAAGCCGCCTTCCAAGCCGAACGAGGATGAAAAATCAACGGTTAGCAAGGCGTGGTCGCTAGGTTCTTCGATTTCACGGATGATGAGCTCGAAGAGGACGTTTTGATAATTCCAATGATCTAGCTTTACATGGTCTACTCCATGGAAGCGAAATGTAATCAGGTGGTGTTTACCGAGTTGATAGTGGCCTGACTCGGTAAGCTCTGAAGTCATTTCCCAAGCATGGAGGGTGAAGTCAATCGACGGGCTTCCCGTATCTGGTGCGCCTCGGTGGCATGACAGGCTGATGACCTCCGCATCATGAAACACCGGAAAGTAACCGAACGCCTCGGTGACTTGATGGACGTTTTTTAAGGGAGGAGTTTCAGGCATGACAGGTAAGGGCGGTTCTAGGTAAGGGGATGCAATGCTTCCACCACCCCGCCGGGGTGAGGACTGAGGGCGAATGCTGATCAGTAATTAGTCATCACCGATCAGTAATTCCGATTTTTAATCGGGAATCGTGGTCTGGAGGATGGTGGTGTCTTTGGTAGCTGTTAGAGGAGTGGCGCCTTTGGGCATGAGGAGGAAGGAGCCGGGGGTGAAGGCGCGGCCTTCGGAGTCCATGAGCTTGCCGGAGACGATGGTGATGATGGAGAAGCGTAGTGGGTCGGGGTTGCCGACGGAGGCGCTTTCGCTGAGGGCGAGTTTCTCGACGTGGTAGTAGGGACACTTGGCGAGGGTGTGGCCCTGCGGGGTGTCCATGGTGGGTTCGAAGTCTTCGAAGTCGATGCACTCGAGGGATTCTTCGATGTGAAGGTCACGCGGTTTGCCGTCCAGGCCGAGGCGGTTCCAGTCGTAGACGCGGTAGGTGGTGTCTGAGTTCTGCTGGATCTCGTAGATGAGGAGGCCGGAGCCGATGGCGTGGAGGCGGCCGGAGGGAATGTGGATGGATTCACCGGTCTTGGGGTGGATGGCGTGGACGGTTTCTTCGCATCTGCCTTCCTTGAGTGCCTGCTCGAAGCTTTCCTTGGTAACGCCTTTTTTGAGGCCGACGTAGATCTTGGCGTTCGGGTCGGCATCGGCAATGTACCACATCTCGGTCTTTGGCTCGCCGCCCATGGCGGGGGCGATCTGTGCCGGTGGGTGGACCTGGATGGAGAGGTCGCTGCGGGCGTCGAGGATCTTGATGAGGAGCGGGAAGCGCTCGCCCTCAATGTCTTCGCCGAAGATTTCGCCACGGTAGTCGCGCCAGAGGTCGTGGAGGGATTTGCCTGCGTAGTGGCCGTGGTCCACGACGGACTGCGCCTCCGGGCGGTCGGAGATTTCCCAGGACTCACCGTAGGGTGTATCTGCCTTGGGGAGCTTGCGGGCGTAGGTGCTCTCGAGTGAGCGCCCGCCCCAGACTCTTTCCATGTAGTGAGGGCTAAAGGTAATTGGTTTTTTCATAGCGGAAAATTTTTCAGGCGATTTTGGTTGGAGATCGTCCCGCTTTATGGATGTTACCATCGCATGGAGTTACTCGATATTGCTGCCGTATTGCTGAGTTTGGCTGGTCTATTCGCCTATGTAAATCATAGATGGATCAAACTGCCGACGACGATTGGTATTATGTTGATATCTCTGGGCTTGAGCCTGGGGCTTTTGCTGCTCGGCCAGGTGTGGGGCTACATGGATGATTTTGCGGACCATTTCGTGGGATTGATTGATTTTAATGAGACTCTGATGGAGGGGATGCTGAGCTACCTGCTCTTTGCCGGTGCCCTGCATGTGAACATGACGGACCTGAAGAAGCAGCGGAAGCTGGTGGCGGTGATGGCGAGTGTGGGTGTGGTGGTGACGACCTTCCTGGTGGGAAGTGCCGCGTATTTCTTGTTCGGCCTATTAGGCATCGATATCCCGTATATTTGGTGTCTTGTTTTTGGTTCGCTTATAGCACCAACGGATCCGGTGGCCGTACTGGGTATTTTGAAAACAGCGGGGGCTCCTAAGTCCCTGGAAACCAAGATTACCGGGGAATCTCTCTTCAATGACGGCGTAGGCGTGGTCGTCTATCTGGCCCTGCTGGGCTTTGCGGGAGTCGGTGGTCATGCGGAGAGTCATGACAGCCCGGTGATGGAGGTGGTGAAGCTTTTCGCGATGGAGGCCGGCGGAGGTATCCTGCTGGGAGCGCTGCTGGGTGGCATTGCCTACTACATGCTCAAGAGCATCGATAACTACCACGTGGAGGTGCTTCTCACGCTGGCGCTGGTGACGGCGGGTTACCGTCTGGCGATGGCGATGCACATTTCCGGTCCGCTGGCGATGGTGGTGGCTGGTCTGATGATCGGCAACCATGCCCGTGAGACGGCGATGAGTACGCGCACCCGCAAGTACGTGGATACTTTCTGGGAGATCATTGACGAGGTGCTCAATGCGGTGCTCTTCCTGATCATTGGTCTGGAGATCTTCTTGCTGGAGTTCAGCGGAGCGGCGCTGCTGGCGGGCGTGATCCTGATTCCTATCACTCTAGCTGTTCGCTATATGTCTGTGCTTGTACCAGTTAGCGTGATGCGTAGTAGGCGGGAGTTTACGCCCGGAGTGGAGAAGATCCTGACCTGGGGCGGCATCCGTGGAGGGATTTCCGTGGCGCTGGCGCTGGCGATCCCGCAGAGTGCCGGAGTGGCGCGTGAGATCATTCTGATAGCTACCTACGTGATCGTGATTTTCTCCATCTCGGTGCAGGGTTTGACCCTGAAAGGGCTGATCGCACGCTGCATTGGTGACAAGGCCGTCACGAAATCGCCTTCCCACTAGGGTTCCAAGTGGCTAACATGTCTCGTGGGGGCTTATTTGACCCTTGACGAGGGATGTGGGAATGGTTGTTATCTGCTTGGCGTTTAAGCGCTGGTTAGACAACACCATTCCTTACAAAATGAATTACTTCTATCAAACGGCATCCCGTTGGGTCTCTGCCGCTGTGTGTAGCTTGCTTGCTCTGTGCATGTTGGCCAGCACGGTGCACGGGCAAGACTTCTCCGGAAAGACGATCAACTCCATCTCTATCCGTTACGCTGGGTCCAAGAATGTGGACGAAGCACGCGTGCGTAACATGATGTCTGTAAAGACTGGCCAGAAATACAGTGCTGAAAAGCTGGATGATGACATCCGCTCCCTCGTAGAGAGTGGCCTGATCGATGACGTGCGCATCCTGGCGGAAGAGCAAGGCAATGGCGTAGGCCTAACCTTCGTGGTGGAAACCAAGCCTCGTCTCGCCGGTGTAGGGTTCGAAGGCAACGTGGCTCTCCAGGACAAGGAGAAGATGGCTGAGGCTACCAAGATCAAGGTAGGTGTGCCACTCAGTGACGCGGCGATCTTTGAAGCCCGCAAGAACCTGCAGGAGTACTACCAGGGCTACGGCTATCCTGAGGTGGCTATCGACCACCGCTTGCAGAAGACTGACCGTGCCGGTTATGCTGATTTGATTTTCGTGATTCAGGAAGGTTCCAAAAACGAGGTCCGCAAGATCCGCTTCGAGGGCAACAACGCGTTCCCTGACCACAAGCTGGAGAACCAGATGAAGACCAAGGAAAAAGGTCTCCTCTCCTTCCTTACCAAGTCCGGCCGTATCGATCTGGACCAGCTCGCTGAAGACGAAGAGGCTGTGCTCGAGTTCTACCGTGACAATGGTTACCTCCGCGTGCGCAGCACTGGTTTCCAGCGTGTGCCAGTCAAGGGTGGTCGCGTGGATCTCGTGATGACTATCAACGAAGGCGCCCGCTACACCGTGAATAGCGTGGGCTTCGGCAAGATGAGCGTCTTCACTGCTGAGGAAATGGGCAAGGTACTTACCCTGAATGCTGGTGACAGCTACTCTTCCAAGAAGATGCGCCAGGACATCACCACCATCCGCAGCTACTACGGCTCCCGTGGTTATGCCGATGCCGAGGTGAATCCGGACATCCGCAACGCTGGTCCAAACAGCGTGAACATCATTTACCGCGTGATCGAAGGTTCACGCTATAAAGTAGGCCGCGTGACCATCGAAGGTAACAACGTGACCAAAGACAAGGTGATCCGCCGTGAGATCCCGCTCAAGCCGGGTGACAACTTCAACACCGTGGACCTGGAAACCACTCGCAAGCGTCTCCGTGGTCTGAACTACTTCAACAACGTCTACGCTGAAGGTGAGCCAAGTGGCCAGAGAGGCTACCGTGACATCAACGTGCTGGTAAACGAGAAGAAGACTGGCTCCGTCCAGTTCGGTCTCGGGTTCAGCTCCATCGACAGCATCGTAGGTTACATTAACCTCGAGCAGACCAACTTCGATATCACTGATCCATGGAGCTTCACCGGTGGTGGTCAGCGCTTCGGCATGAACCTCCGTCTTGGTACCGAGCGTCGTGACTTCAAGATCTCTCTCGTGGAGCCATGGTTCCTCGGTCAGCGTCTCTCCCTCGGTGGTGAGCTCTTCTACCGCGACCAGCTCTACCTTTCCGACGAGTACGACCAGCGCGACTTCGGTGGTGCGGTCTTCCTCCGCAAGCCTCTCAGCAGCAAATCCTACGTCCGTGGTGAGTACAGACTGCAGAAAATCCGCATCGATGTGGAAGATGATGTGGCTCCGACTTCTGTCTTCCAGGAGTTCGATGGCGACTATGTACGTAGCTCCCTCGGTCTGACTTATGTTTACGACAGCCGCGACGCTCAGGTGACTCCACGCAGTGGTCACAAGTTCGAAGCAGGTCTGGACGTAGCCGGTCAGTTCCTCGGTGGCGATGTGGATACCATCACTCTGAATATCGAAGGCTCCAAGCACTGGAACCTCTGGTTCGACAGTATCCTCACTCTTCGTGGCCGCGCTTCCGTGGTAGAGTCCGATGGTGTGACTCCGATCTTTGACCGCCAGTTCCTCGGTGGTGCCCGTGACCTCCGCGGTTTCGAATACCGCGACATCGGTCCACGTGACACTGGTGTAGGTAACACGAACGAAGTTTACGGTGGTGATACCGCTGCCTACGCGACCGTCGAGTGGTCCTTCCCGATCGTGGAAACAGTCCGTGGTGCGATCTTCTACGACACAGGTTTCGTCAACGAGGACAGCTGGGACTTCGGTCCGGATGATCTCTACAGCGATGCTGGTGTTGGTCTCCGCCTGAACATCCCGGCAATCGGCCCACTGGCTCTCGACTACGCGGTGCCAGTTTCCTCTCCGGATGATGAGTCTGACCAAGGTGGTCAGTTCAACTTCTACCTCGACTTCGCATTCTAAGCAGTCGAATCAAGGAATGATTTTTACAAAGCCCTGCGGGAAACCGCGGGGCTTTTTGTGTCTGGCGCAGGGGGGTGGTGTCTAGGCAGGGTATTTTTTCTCACCACGAATCGCACGAATCGCACGAATCGCACGAATCGCACGAATCGCACGAATCTCACGAATCTCACGAATCTCACGAATCTCACGAATCTCACGAATC encodes:
- a CDS encoding type I phosphomannose isomerase catalytic subunit → MKKPITFSPHYMERVWGGRSLESTYARKLPKADTPYGESWEISDRPEAQSVVDHGHYAGKSLHDLWRDYRGEIFGEDIEGERFPLLIKILDARSDLSIQVHPPAQIAPAMGGEPKTEMWYIADADPNAKIYVGLKKGVTKESFEQALKEGRCEETVHAIHPKTGESIHIPSGRLHAIGSGLLIYEIQQNSDTTYRVYDWNRLGLDGKPRDLHIEESLECIDFEDFEPTMDTPQGHTLAKCPYYHVEKLALSESASVGNPDPLRFSIITIVSGKLMDSEGRAFTPGSFLLMPKGATPLTATKDTTILQTTIPD
- a CDS encoding cation:proton antiporter; the encoded protein is MELLDIAAVLLSLAGLFAYVNHRWIKLPTTIGIMLISLGLSLGLLLLGQVWGYMDDFADHFVGLIDFNETLMEGMLSYLLFAGALHVNMTDLKKQRKLVAVMASVGVVVTTFLVGSAAYFLFGLLGIDIPYIWCLVFGSLIAPTDPVAVLGILKTAGAPKSLETKITGESLFNDGVGVVVYLALLGFAGVGGHAESHDSPVMEVVKLFAMEAGGGILLGALLGGIAYYMLKSIDNYHVEVLLTLALVTAGYRLAMAMHISGPLAMVVAGLMIGNHARETAMSTRTRKYVDTFWEIIDEVLNAVLFLIIGLEIFLLEFSGAALLAGVILIPITLAVRYMSVLVPVSVMRSRREFTPGVEKILTWGGIRGGISVALALAIPQSAGVAREIILIATYVIVIFSISVQGLTLKGLIARCIGDKAVTKSPSH
- the bamA gene encoding outer membrane protein assembly factor BamA, whose amino-acid sequence is MNYFYQTASRWVSAAVCSLLALCMLASTVHGQDFSGKTINSISIRYAGSKNVDEARVRNMMSVKTGQKYSAEKLDDDIRSLVESGLIDDVRILAEEQGNGVGLTFVVETKPRLAGVGFEGNVALQDKEKMAEATKIKVGVPLSDAAIFEARKNLQEYYQGYGYPEVAIDHRLQKTDRAGYADLIFVIQEGSKNEVRKIRFEGNNAFPDHKLENQMKTKEKGLLSFLTKSGRIDLDQLAEDEEAVLEFYRDNGYLRVRSTGFQRVPVKGGRVDLVMTINEGARYTVNSVGFGKMSVFTAEEMGKVLTLNAGDSYSSKKMRQDITTIRSYYGSRGYADAEVNPDIRNAGPNSVNIIYRVIEGSRYKVGRVTIEGNNVTKDKVIRREIPLKPGDNFNTVDLETTRKRLRGLNYFNNVYAEGEPSGQRGYRDINVLVNEKKTGSVQFGLGFSSIDSIVGYINLEQTNFDITDPWSFTGGGQRFGMNLRLGTERRDFKISLVEPWFLGQRLSLGGELFYRDQLYLSDEYDQRDFGGAVFLRKPLSSKSYVRGEYRLQKIRIDVEDDVAPTSVFQEFDGDYVRSSLGLTYVYDSRDAQVTPRSGHKFEAGLDVAGQFLGGDVDTITLNIEGSKHWNLWFDSILTLRGRASVVESDGVTPIFDRQFLGGARDLRGFEYRDIGPRDTGVGNTNEVYGGDTAAYATVEWSFPIVETVRGAIFYDTGFVNEDSWDFGPDDLYSDAGVGLRLNIPAIGPLALDYAVPVSSPDDESDQGGQFNFYLDFAF